One Festucalex cinctus isolate MCC-2025b chromosome 1, RoL_Fcin_1.0, whole genome shotgun sequence genomic region harbors:
- the vasnb gene encoding vasorin b has translation MKVFLTPLIPLMLILIIPDGIMSSECPLGCSCSTPESILCFQRHSATFPQGVPASTRSLYLFANGIEGLSPEDFDGLENLEMLDLSQNKLTELYDGVFLPLTSLKNLDLSSNQITHISEQCFQDMVLLERLYLYSNHIKTIHPAAFNGLENLLELKLQGNRLTSLPVLAMPRLLLLDLRFNVIPTLGPSDLQTPNLESLKLGGVGLTDLNFELIGSLKNLHELDVSRNHLEILPPILKEIRGLIYLSLAGNPMGPLKFQDLKKLEELKELDISSLSLQGLPEEFPQLFPHLRKLTVAQNPFNCLCTLAWLPSWLRAQSITLERTEETRCHFPPINAGKVVERLEHRDFGCPTTTAQTTTTVKTTATVPVTIKESPTTAIPMPKANDVDANEDADYPFPPVPASPSSNSMDPDEEPHFCPSHTCLNGGTCRLDQYGQVECTCPRGTSGFYCEIQNNDPSSPAEPKVSVTMVTPNVPDISSRQATSTSILLDLHRYIEMRPYIRGIRLTYRNLSGPDRRPMQLSLPASYPEYRLRGLNPNSTYTVCASPLGAPNGIDSVCTQAHTADEKNASATGAQIVDKKMTTMLVPAIAVLLLLVLIATAVGGVCFVRKKRAKGHLDLDCEPSQLELDGVKAGLDNGALPQKQAEIIIPEPAVQNGNLEYEVLLLQDNCISSKNLSSHKPSYF, from the coding sequence ATGAAGGTCTTTCTCACTCCACTGATTCCACTCATGCTCATCCTCATCATTCCCGATGGAATCATGTCCAGTGAATGCCCACTGGGCTGCTCCTGTTCCACACCGGAATCCATATTATGCTTCCAGAGACATTCTGCTACCTTTCCTCAGGGAGTGCCGGCCTCGACAAGGAGCCTCTACCTTTTTGCCAACGGCATCGAGGGCTTATCTCCCGAGGACTTTGATGGCCTCGAGAACTTGGAAATGCTAGACCTCAGCCAAAATAAACTGACAGAACTTTATGATGGAGTCTTCCTACCGCTGACCTCTTTGAAAAACTTGGACTTGTCATCCAACCAAATCACCCACATTTCCGAGCAATGCTTTCAAGATATGGTACTGCTTGAGCGTCTTTATTTGTACAGCAACCATATCAAAACCATCCACCCTGCTGCGTTTAATGGCTTGGAGAACCTGCTGGAGCTCAAATTGCAGGGGAATAGGTTGACGTCTTTGCCTGTTCTTGCAATGCCCCGACTACTGTTGTTGGATCTTCGTTTTAATGTCATTCCCACATTGGGCCCCTCAGACCTCCAAACCCCAAATCTGGAATCCCTCAAATTAGGTGGTGTGGGACTAACTGACCTGAATTTCGAGCTCATCGGTAGTCTAAAGAACCTCCATGAGCTGGATGTCTCAAGAAACCATCTGGAGATTTTGCCACCGATCCTGAAAGAAATTCGTGGACTGATTTACCTTAGCCTGGCAGGCAACCCCATGGGTCCTCTTAAATTTCAGGATCTGAAGAAACTAGAAGAGCTGAAGGAGTTGGACATTAGCAGCCTAAGTCTGCAAGGGCTCCCAGAAGAGTTTCCACAGCTATTCCCTCACCTTAGGAAGCTGACTGTGGCACAAAACCCCTTCAACTGCCTATGTACTTTAGCCTGGCTTCCAAGCTGGCTGCGAGCCCAAAGCATTACCCTGGAGAGGACAGAGGAGACACGCTGCCATTTTCCTCCAATCAATGCTGGCAAGGTAGTGGAGAGACTGGAGCATCGGGATTTTGGCTGCCCTACCACAACTGCACAAACTACGACCACGGTGAAAACTACAGCCACCGTGCCTGTCACAATCAAAGAGAGCCCTACTACAGCTATTCCAATGCCCAAGGCTAATGATGTTGATGCAAATGAAGATGCTGACTACCCCTTTCCACCGGTTCCTGCGTCTCCAAGCAGCAACAGCATGGATCCCGATGAAGAACCTCACTTCTGCCCCTCCCACACCTGCCTCAATGGTGGCACTTGTCGGCTGGACCAGTACGGTCAAGTGGAGTGTACCTGCCCACGTGGTACCTCTGGATTTTATTGTGAAATCCAAAACAACGATCCGTCTTCACCCGCTGAACCCAAAGTCTCTGTGACGATGGTCACCCCGAACGTACCAGATATCAGTTCGAGGCAGGCGACTTCCACGTCGATCCTGCTGGATCTCCATCGCTACATTGAAATGCGACCGTACATCCGCGGGATCCGTCTAACATATCGCAATCTCTCTGGGCCGGACCGCAGGCCGATGCAACTCAGCCTGCCTGCCTCATATCCGGAATACAGACTCAGAGGCCTGAACCCCAACTCCACTTATACGGTTTGCGCCAGTCCGCTGGGGGCCCCAAATGGCATCGACAGCGTATGCACTCAGGCGCACACAGCTGACGAAAAAAATGCCAGCGCCACTGGAGCACAAATAGTGGACAAGAAGATGACCACCATGCTGGTGCCTGCAATCGCCGTCTTGCTCCTGCTGGTGCTGATAGCAACAGCCGTGGGAGGGGTTTGCTTTGTCCGCAAGAAGAGGGCTAAAGGCCACCTGGACCTAGACTGTGAGCCCTCTCAGCTCGAGTTGGATGGCGTAAAGGCCGGCTTGGACAATGGGGCACTGCCTCAGAAACAGGCGGAAATCATAATCCCTGAACCCGCTGTTCAAAATGGAAACCTGGAATATGAGGTACTGCTACTGCAGGATAACTGTATATCAAGCAAAAACTTATCATCACACAAGCCTTCATACTTTTGA